From the genome of Rhododendron vialii isolate Sample 1 chromosome 10a, ASM3025357v1:
TCCTCTCAAGTTCAGGGCTCAGCTATGTTTCGTTGGAATTCTAAACTCAAAATTCTCAGGAAAGCTCTTAAGGAGTGGAGTCGTAAGGAGTTTGGGAATAATAAAATTTGCCTTGGCCAGTTAAGAAATCAACTTACTTATGTCCAGCAGTTAGCCCCTTCTGAAGACAACTTAGCTGTCTAAGCAGGTATTTAAGAGGCAATTGAGGTGGTCCTGGCTCGAGAAGAGATGTATCTCCACCAAAGATCAAGGGTAAACTGGTTGAATTACAGGGATAGAAATTCCAGCTTCTTTCATGCTTCAATGATTCAAAGAAGACAAAGGAACCAAATTCTGAGGTTGAAAGCAACAAATGGTGATTGGAAGGATACAGATGATGGTATTGATCAGGAGATAGCCTCTTACTTTTCCTCCATCTTTCACGATGTTGGCCCCAGGAATATGGCATCTGTCTTTGCTTATATGCCTCACCCAATTACGGAGGAAAGGAATACTTTGCTATTAGGACCTGTGGGGGATCATGAGATTAAAGCTGTAGCTTTCCAAATGGGCGCCCTTAAAGCACCAGGTTCGGATGGTTTTCCGGGGCTATTCTTTCAAAAGTTCTGGGAGGTGATTCAAGGTGATACATGCGCAGCTATCAAAAGCTTCTTCAGTGGAAACTATcttttcaagaaactcaaccatACCAATATCGTCCTGGTCCAAAAGTCCCTCACCCAGAAGCCTTGCCACAATTCAGACCAATTAGCCTATGCAACTTCTCTGTTTAGATTATTTCTAAGGTTATGGCGAATCGATTAAAGAAGATTTTGAATGAGATTGTATCCCCTCACCAATCTGCCTTCGTTCCTGGCCGACAAATCCAAGACAACATAATCGTGGCCCATGAAGcctttcattttctaaaaggCCACAGGAGAGGGAAACATTCTTATGCTGCAATAAAGCTTGATCTGAGTAAGGCATACGACAGAGTCCAGTGGGATTTTTTGGCAAAAGTCATGCATGCTATGGGCTTTGATGAAAGATGGATTCACTGGGTTCTCCAAATTGTAACCACGGTCTCTTATTTGGTGATAGTAAATGGTAAAGAGAGATTTTCCTTCATACCTTATTGGGGCCTTAGACAAGGAGATCCTTTATCCCCTTACCTTTTCCTCATAGTGATTGATGTCTTATCTGCTATGATCCGAAGTGGAGCCAGAAATAACTTATTCTTTGGCATTATCATTAAAAGGGGCTGCCCTCTCCTCTCACATCTTCTCTTTGCTGATGATGCACTTCTCTTCTCCTCTACGGACTCTAGGAGCATAAGCCATATCAAAACCCTGCTGGATCAATTCTGCATTGCTTCCGGACAATTGATAAACTTTGATAAATCTTCTGTTTGCTTATCTGCCAATACCACTTCTACCACCAAAAGGGCTTTATGTGGCTACCTTCAGATCCCTCTTATGGATATGAATGCAAAATATTTGGGTCTTCCTTTTTTCTGGGGGAGATCAAAGACGGAAGCATACTCTTATCTCAATGAACAAGCGCTCACTAAAATGCAAGGCTGGAAATCAAAAAGGTTAAACTCGGTGGGTAGAGAGGTGATGCTTAAGCATGTTGTTCAGGCTGTCCCATGCTATGCTATGTCTTGCTTCCTATTATCAAAGAAGTTCTGCAAAAATCTTAACCGCAACATTAGAAAGTTCTTCTGGTCTGGCTCCCCAGAAGACATGAAAATCCATTGGGTGGGGGGAGATGATTTCTGTAAGGCCAAAAGCCATGGGGGTCTGGGCTTCTGAGACCTTCGATGTTTCAACTTAGCACTTCTTGCCAAGTAGGGTTGGAGACTGATCCAGAACCCGAACGCTTTCTGGGCTCGAATGCTGAAGGCTATCTATTTCCTCAGGGGCGATTTCATGAATGCACGTAAAGGAAATAAACCGTTGTGGGCCTGGTCTAGCATCATCCAAGGTAGGGATGTTTTGGAGAAAGGCTTGCGCTAGCAGATTCACAATGGACGTAGAGTTGATTTCTGGAACGACAAGTGGGTTCCCTATTCTCCCAATTTTCGAATCCAATATCCTAAACCCCCATGGGCGGATAACTTGAAGGTGGCTGACTTTATCAACACCACGTCAAGGGAGTGGAGTATTCCAAAACTGAAGCAGGTCTTAAGTGAGGAAGAAGCTCTGTCCATTTCGCATATCCCAATTTCCAAAATTGATACTGAGGACTGCATGCTTTGGGATTTCACTACTAATGGTAAATATTCCGTTAAGAGTGGCTACCACAAAACCTGGAATGATCTGATCTTGTCCAAACCTGATAAACCTTCCTCGTCCATAAATCCCCCTCTAACTTTCTGGAAATTTCTCTAGAACTTAAGTTTTCCCCAAAGCTGAAGCATTTCTGGTGGAAGGTTTGTAGAAATCGTCTGGCTACAAAGGAGAACTTGATGCGTAGGAATTGTGCCAATAATCCCATGTGCCCAATGTGTGGCAAGCACAGTGAATCTATTGAACATCTCCTCTTCCACTGTAAATGGGCAAAGAATGTGTGGTTTAAAAGCCCAATCTCTGGGGGGATTTTTCCAAATAATATCAATTCTCCTCTCTCCTGGTCAATCGCTGCTAAAGAAAAGATGGATACGGGGTCTTGGAGCAGTGATTTTTTGGCAAAAGCAATCTTTATTGCTTGGTATATCTGGATCGCCAGAAAAGAAATGGTCTTCCAGGACAAGATTGGGCCTCCTCATGGAACGATGGCTCGAGCTTTGGGTGCGTGGGGTGAATTCAAGGCTGCCAAAGAAGCTGTCCAGATTCATGTTCCTCCCTCTGACAGGCCTCCCCCAGCTCCCAAACTTTGGGCAGCCCCCCCTCCCGGAACGCTTAAGATCAACTGTGATGCTTCTTGGACGGAGGCTGCTCAAAAAGGTTGGGGGGGCATTATTCTCAGGAACTCTAGAGGGTGTTTGCTTGATGGTAGGAGACTTTGTATCTCTGCTAATTCGGCTTTCCTAACAGAGGCCTCTATTTTTAGAGAAGCTTGCTCTTTGCCAAAGCCTTGAATCTTTGTAAAGTGTCGATTGAAAGTGATTGTGCTAGTCTTATCTCCCTAAGTGTTTCGGAATTAGTTCCACCGTGGGAGGTGTCGGCTTTGATTACTGATATTCGTAAGATAGGTGCAGAATTGGAGTTATCTTTCTGCTGGACTCCAAGGGAAGGAAATGAAGCAGCCCACTGGATAGCTTCCTCCAGGGCCTCAACTTTAGGTTGCAATTGGGTGTCCACTCCACCTGTTCCTCTTTTGTCTATTCTCTGTAATGATGCTTCTATTTATCAATGAGAAATCATATcttccgttcaaaaaaaataaaaaatagtacaattctGAAGAATGAAAGGTTGACCTTCTTTGTACGTGGCAATTTATTGAACCACGGGCACCAATAATTATAACCACACACATATTCATACACTGGACATACACATTCACATCTTTTGGGGGGTCTCACACACACTGAAGGTGTAGTATGTGTgggtgtaacgacccggatttttgccctttttttttaatacaaatttgaaatgttaaaattaattcaataattagttagatttattaattaaattacattattatgtgtatatttgatattacaaaaaaaaaatcgtattcgaAACATATTATACTTTAGAGATATACATTCATCCTTTATCCTTCGTATTTAAACGCTAATTAGAATTTTATTgaaactatatctctctctcctcccgaatTCCACCACCTCTAtacttctcctctataaatacctctctcctctctcacaatacaacactcctagtcctctacaaaaacaaaaagaagaaaagagggattcgattttcgtccatatcacgtcccTCTATTCACGGCCTATTTCCTCGTAGTTTCTgtcatttttaggcctaagtttcttcatgaaagttgtagagggcatcgagagcttcaatttcgacccaagaatcgcccaaaacggtcaagaattgatagagttatcgccattcaaagttaggtaaaattctcggattctgatttccaggcaGATTTAGCGATCCttctaaacttccatttttctactacttagagtggttttcaggcttagacttcttcatgaaagtcgtagagtgtttcaagatcttcgcgagagacacaagaatcatccaaaacggcagatgtttggtcaagttattccagccctaagttgctgctagaatatcAATCTTTCGTCaccaaacgaaaacccaccggactccaccgaaTCGCCTTGTCCGGATTAAAGTATTATAATCCCTCCCCTGCCTTCCCTGAGTATATTAAGGTACTATGATGTTAGTTTTTATGATTAGAATCGAAAAGAATCAAACGAATAAAACCCAATTTTTCCGAGAATGCACTGTTCacgttttttttggggttacTGTTCATACCCGctggaagtaaaaaaaatggcaaaacaaTTACAGTTATCTCCCTGGACTTCTTGAATTTATAATTTTGGCCACAAGAGATGTGTTTGGGTGGTTTTAACTTACGTGTTATATATGAACgataatgaaaataaatgagTTGCCTTGGTTTAGTGTTAATTGAATATGATtcttataataaataaatagaatgatgaaggattactagttaaattatttgtttgataaaatttctcATCTATTTAATAAATTAAGGGCATTGGCCCAATCATAAAACTCTACGTGCTTTACTTACTCGCACAGTACCAATTGCTATATTTGCTTTCCCATTAAAATATATCATGTTTACTGATTATGTTAGTATGGATTCATGATTGTTGTATTGTTGAATCGGACTTAGATTCGTTTGGTGATTTCAATGAGAAACTATGTAGACGTTGTTATggttaatgaaaaaggaaaaatagatgaaagttgtgggcttagcaggacctctggggtagcctagcaggacctcaggtattgagggtagcctgacaggaccttgagggtagcctgaaagacccggtgtagctagggtggccaagcaggaccttaggggtagcctgacaggacctcaggtattgagggtagcctagcaggaccttgagagcagcctgatggacctagaattgtgagggtggccaagcaggaccttaggggtagcctgacaggacctcaggtattgagggtagcctagcaggatcttgagggcagcctgatggacctagaattgtgagggtggccaagcaggaccttaggggtagcctgacaggacctcaggtattgagggtagcctagcaggaccttgagggcagcctgatggacctagaattgtgagggtggccaagcaggacctcaggggtagcctgacaggacctcaggtattgagggtagcctagtaggaccttgagggtagcctagcaggaccttgagggcagcctgatggaccaaGAATTGTGTGGATAGTCTACTAATACCCCGTGATATTAAAGGTAGCTGAACGTTTGAAATATGTTCAAcggaattttgagtttgaaaaagtgatggATACTATGGTGCTGTGGGCACGCGCCTCGAAAATCGCTCGATCTTTGGGTGCCCTTTTTAAAGACTGGGCGCggccctctttggaaaaagcgcggcgaaacgcctcgattcagagtcgccactcgggttttagcagtgaaagcacccaaggaaccgaactcgaaaacgtttttgccacgtttgtttgattttgaaaaggcgtagaccggtccgtcgtcaccttcgatatctgaggttcgggagccaggttacgagaggggaagggttttatggcaccccctctcgcccaatccggagatcggtctctactcaggcagtTTATAAAGCATTTGCATTTGtctctcattttatcattttttagccagttagggcgggggaacagttaatgggggcgaaagcggtaacaaattgcagtttatgtgacaaaatgcctatgaatgatttgattgcgatgctaagtatagattgagaacaagcactgagcatcccgagcaaactgcagtacgctgtcacaaggtgacgtgagcagattctgccagcatgcactggtcgagccactgcatggtgatacaacctgcgcacgccacatataaactggcgtactccacttgttggatctctcagtctttgtttgcaaccctctgggctctggaaaaggaccagcgcacacccagggcaaaccacgcagtttaatatagcagaatatacacagtcacaggcaaaatgaatggctttaggccatgaaagaaagcagaacaccccaaaacagtgtgggacaaaagataggcctagctttcgcttcagatgcaagggccagtcactggacccaaaagcctactgccgtacgccagtatattactgccgtacggcactttgcctttgattccagtgtttggctttgcatcatctgggttctggaacatgaccagaaggattccagaggcctttacatgacagagatgaaaaagataggatattaccactaaacagttctaaatatggaaatcagtaaaccggttattagcatgctaaggtgatcgacagaaagataaaacaaaaggaatgacgatccatgatccccacgccagttgtgctcatactgccatgactggcgtacggcatgtaggaactggcgtgcgccaagtatcgTCGCATACGATTATTGtatttttaccagttcaaggccaggactagtattgtttaccagcctgggccttgctggttcccctcaggggccgaaaacagaaaggaatgcaaaggtggtataccttttgggtgttgaagtttgaaggtggttagagcctagaggttgaagatggatgttgtatggtgactggatatcagtggagATATGTGGAAGTgggcttctttcctttctctttcaatggaagaagaagagagaaagcaagaaaggaggaagaagagagaacttttttttttttcttaatgaggccaaccccttgcaaatgaatgcaaggggggtatttatagagggggagtaactgagatcagtctggtctaaggccttgtttggctgtttaaggtaaggttggagcctcccatgcattaaatgcatgggacttgccttgatggggggtgtaggagagagggggagcgggcctggccgatataatcatcagggacactgtggccgacgtcagggtggcacaaaagtcccgcccaagttgctgaataaagttgatttgactgggtttgactggcgtgcgccactattaactggcgtgcgccagtaaaagatgggccactggtcgatgactgacacgtggcaggtgactggcgtacgcctccaggacactggcgtatgccaattgggttttgctggggctgtttggctctggtttgaagggtttgaaaggtgttttgagagaggttcaggacgctcaaagctcaaccacacctttgtccttaaactgttttcgactaagatcatcattggggaaataaaagatcgacaaatgacattatccggacggtccagaatggggtgtctacaggtgcaggtatgattatgaaatgtgagattcaaaagaaattaaattgaAGGCTTGCTAAtg
Proteins encoded in this window:
- the LOC131303156 gene encoding uncharacterized protein LOC131303156 is translated as MHVKEINRCGPGLASSKVADFINTTSREWSIPKLKQVLSEEEALSISHIPISKIDTEDCMLWDFTTNELKFSPKLKHFWWKVCRNRLATKENLMRRNCANNPMCPMCGKHSESIEHLLFHCKWAKNVWFKSPISGGIFPNNINSPLSWSIAAKEKMDTGSWSSDFLAKAIFIAWYIWIARKEMVFQDKIGPPHGTMARALGAWGEFKAAKEAVQIHVPPSDRPPPAPKLWAAPPPGTLKINCDASWTEAAQKGWGGIILRNSRGCLLDVSIESDCASLISLSVSELVPPWEVSALITDIRKIGAELELSFCWTPREGNEAAHWIASSRASTLGCNWVSTPPVPLLSILCNDASIYQ